Part of the Niallia alba genome is shown below.
TACTATGCTCCATTTTTGGAAAAAATGCTTGTAGCTCATTTAGTAAATAATGATTATCTTTTAATCCTTCATTGACGAGAGAAATTCCCTGTAATAACTGATTAAAAGAAACGGTAGCCTTATTAGCTAATTCATCACTTTTCGCAAAATTAAGTTGGATATCTTCTAAATCGGTTGATGATTTTTGTATGATATGATCCATATCAAGTGTGAAAGCTTTAATATCTTCCGCTGATTTTGATGATAAAACAGCAAGTTTTTTCACTTCATTGGCAACCACCGCAAATCCTTTCCCCTGGATGCCAGCCCTTGCTGCTTCTAAAGTTGCATTTAAAGCTAAAAGTTTTGTTTGTTCAGCAAGTCCCTTTATATCTTCTACTACATTTTTTATTGATAAAGCGTGTTTATTCAATAAATCATTATTACTATATATAACCGTCACTTTGTCTTGCAGCAAATGTTGACTAGCAAATAAATTATTCATATTTTCTTCACCTAGTATTGCAGCACGATTCATTTTTTCTGTATGCTCATTTATTTTTTGGCTGCTCTCTTCAATTTGCTCACTTAATGCTTTCATCTCTTGAAAAACAGTTATATTATGTTCTGAACTAACAGCGGTTTGCTCCGCTCCATTTTTTACGGCACTAATCATCTCAGAAAGTGTTACACCACTTTCAATCATCTGCTGTGCTTCCATTTGTAAAATATTATTCGTTTTAGCTAAATGAGTACTAGTAGCATGCATATCTGATAAAAGAAGTTTTAATCTCTTTATTAATAAATTATAACTATTAATTAACGAGTTGATTTCTGGAATAGACGTTTTTATTGACGTAACTTCTGCTAATTGACCATCTCTTGCTACTCTCATAATTTCTCGCAATTTTAATAGTGGGCTAACCATTGTTTTAACAAAAAGAAGAATAACAATTGCTATAATGACAATACTCAATACCGAAAAGAGCAATAAACTATTTTTTAACTGATTAACATTATGTAAGTATTCTTCTTGTGGAATTACTAATAAATAAATCCCTTTTAACTCTTGAATGTGTTGAAAGGCTACTGTATATGTTTGACCATTCCACTTTGTCTCTAATACGCCTGCTTCTAATTTTTTTACTTTTTGAATAAAGGAATCCTCCCACTTGAACTGGGAAGTCTGACTTACTTTAAATGGCTTAACTTCAGCTTCTGAGAGCAAAAAGAAGGAAGCATTTAACCCTTCTTTAGCAAAACTAGCATCTTGGTCTCTAATTATTTGTTCCATTTTTGATTGAAATTTCTCTTCCTGTCCAACATACATTAGCATTGTATTTTGGGCCATTACATAAATAGTACTGGTTTCCTTCTCTAATCTTTCATGCATCATCTTAATTGTCATCTTTTCAGAACTGTTAATGGAGATAAAAGTTAAAATCAAAATGGTAATAATAAATAAAGGCAAAATAAAAAGAAATAACCGATTTTGTATAGAAAGCTTGTCCTTAATTTTTTTCATCCAGCTGTCCCCCCTAGTCAACATTGTCACAAATATTTATTAAGGACATGTAAAGATTAGGTAATTTAATATTAATTTTCATGACTATTTACCCACCCCTACTTTCCTATACTCTTAATTTGTTCTAAACCTTATTGGACAAGCATATATTTTGTTATAACTAGTTTAGGGGGATTTAGGATGAAAAGGTTTTTTATTACCTTTGCTATTTTAATTACAATTTATGTCATCTATATTGATCTAAACGAAGGGACACTTTCCTCCAACCAAGAACAAGAACCTACAATTGAAGTACAGGGCACCCCTCAGGATTCATCCTTATATTTTGAACAAACAGTTCAATCTGGCGATACCGTCCTTTCGATTATCGAACAATATTCCACTGGCGGTCTATCTGTTAGTCTTGAGACAGTTGTAACTGATTTTCAAAAATTAAATGATGGGCTCAAACCTGAGGACATACAAATTGGAAAAACATATTTATTCCCGATATATAAATAAACATAAAAACAATCTTCCGAAAATAATCTATTTTGAGGAAGTTTTTTTATATTCTCTTGTACATAAAAGCTTTTCCCTTTAGTAGTAGGTTTCCCAGTAAAAAGCCAATTCACTTTTTCAGCAAGTTTCTTGTCAATATCAATGATTCATTGTTACAATAGGTAAGGATATCAAGATTAAATAAAAAGCTAATTATTTTGGCTTGTCCAATATAAAAGGAGCGAATCACCCTTGAGTGAAATTATACATCGTACAAAAACCCGCCCAATTAAAGTTGGTAACTTAACAATTGGGGGAAGTAATGAACTATTTATTCAAAGTATGACAACTACAAAAACCCATGATGTTGAGGCAACAGTTGCCGAAATTAAACGTTTAGAAGAAGCTGGTTGTCAGGTCGTCCGAGTAGCATGTCCAGATGAACGTGCTGCAGAAGCCATTAGTGACATTAAAAAACAAATCAATATACCACTAGTAGTGGATATCCATTTCGATTATCGTTTAGCCTTAAAAGCAATTGAAGGCGGAGCAGATAAGATACGAATCAACCCAGGTAATATTGGGAAAAGAGAAAAAGTGGAAGCGGTTGTGAAAGCTGCGAAGGCAAAAGGAATTCCTATTCGAATTGGTGTTAATGCTGGTTCTTTAGAGAAGAAAATTTTGGAGAAATATGGTTATCCAACTGCTGATGGAATGGTCGAGAGTGCTCTTCACCACATAAAAATATTAGAAGACCTTGATTTTCATGATATTATCGTTTCCATGAAAGCTTCTGATGTTAACTTAGCGATTGAAGCATATGAAAAAGCAGCAAAAGCATTTGACTATCCTTTACATTTAGGTATAACGGAATCTGGAACATTATTTGCTGGTACTGTTAAGAGTGCTGCTGGCTTAGGCGCTATTTTAAGTAAAGGAATTGGTAATACATTACGTATTTCCTTAAGTGCTGATCCTGTTGAAGAAGTAAAAGTTGCCAGAGAACTGTTGAAATCATTCGGACTCTCTTCCAATGCAGCAACGTTAATTTCTTGTCCTACTTGCGGACGAATTGAAATCGACCTAATTAGTATTGCAAACGAAGTAGAAGAATACATCTCTACCATAAAAGCACCGATTAAAGTTGCTGTTCTTGGCTGTGCCGTAAATGGTCCAGGGGAAGCAAGAGAAGCTGATATAGGTATTGCTGGTGCCCG
Proteins encoded:
- a CDS encoding methyl-accepting chemotaxis protein — protein: MKKIKDKLSIQNRLFLFILPLFIITILILTFISINSSEKMTIKMMHERLEKETSTIYVMAQNTMLMYVGQEEKFQSKMEQIIRDQDASFAKEGLNASFFLLSEAEVKPFKVSQTSQFKWEDSFIQKVKKLEAGVLETKWNGQTYTVAFQHIQELKGIYLLVIPQEEYLHNVNQLKNSLLLFSVLSIVIIAIVILLFVKTMVSPLLKLREIMRVARDGQLAEVTSIKTSIPEINSLINSYNLLIKRLKLLLSDMHATSTHLAKTNNILQMEAQQMIESGVTLSEMISAVKNGAEQTAVSSEHNITVFQEMKALSEQIEESSQKINEHTEKMNRAAILGEENMNNLFASQHLLQDKVTVIYSNNDLLNKHALSIKNVVEDIKGLAEQTKLLALNATLEAARAGIQGKGFAVVANEVKKLAVLSSKSAEDIKAFTLDMDHIIQKSSTDLEDIQLNFAKSDELANKATVSFNQLLQGISLVNEGLKDNHYLLNELQAFFPKMEHSTLHVTSISQQTLASSDEMKKIGEIQQDSIQVNADISSRLSKLVAKLEENIKMDEQKDN
- a CDS encoding LysM peptidoglycan-binding domain-containing protein, which translates into the protein MKRFFITFAILITIYVIYIDLNEGTLSSNQEQEPTIEVQGTPQDSSLYFEQTVQSGDTVLSIIEQYSTGGLSVSLETVVTDFQKLNDGLKPEDIQIGKTYLFPIYK
- the ispG gene encoding flavodoxin-dependent (E)-4-hydroxy-3-methylbut-2-enyl-diphosphate synthase, whose protein sequence is MIHRTKTRPIKVGNLTIGGSNELFIQSMTTTKTHDVEATVAEIKRLEEAGCQVVRVACPDERAAEAISDIKKQINIPLVVDIHFDYRLALKAIEGGADKIRINPGNIGKREKVEAVVKAAKAKGIPIRIGVNAGSLEKKILEKYGYPTADGMVESALHHIKILEDLDFHDIIVSMKASDVNLAIEAYEKAAKAFDYPLHLGITESGTLFAGTVKSAAGLGAILSKGIGNTLRISLSADPVEEVKVARELLKSFGLSSNAATLISCPTCGRIEIDLISIANEVEEYISTIKAPIKVAVLGCAVNGPGEAREADIGIAGARGEGLLFRKGKIVRKVPEETMVEELKKEIDAIAEEYFAKKAAEEKEDGTVVQP